One window from the genome of Daphnia pulex isolate KAP4 chromosome 9, ASM2113471v1 encodes:
- the LOC124202161 gene encoding uncharacterized protein LOC124202161 produces the protein MMKLAILMFFVAAAAAGPIQPAVELVPTDAENDMEVAATHHLGYERNIGLYAGALPAVYPGGFGGGFGGYPSSYYPSAYPSYPSYSPGYGGAYGYPYRPYPSYGVGVFAG, from the exons atgatgaaattggCCATTCTGATGTTCTTCGTCGCTGCGGCTGCTGCAGGGCCCATCCAGCCGGCCGTTGAATTGGTTCCTACTGATGCCGAAAACGACATGGAAGTAGCGGCCACTCATCATCTTGGCTATGAGAGAAACATTGGCCTGTACGCTGGTGCCTTGCCGGCAGTTTATCCCGGCGGATTCGGAGGTGGTTTCGGTGGTTACCCTTCATCATATTATCCCAGCGCTTATCCTAGCTATCCTAGCTATTCTCCTGGTTACGGTGGTGCCTATGG ATACCCTTACCGTCCTTACCCGTCCTACGGAGTCGGTGTGTTCGCAGGCTAA
- the LOC124202160 gene encoding cell wall protein RTB1-like isoform X2 — MKFIIFAALFAVATAAYGTTYSEPASSEIASSEGASSAPVYSASDKHYDGNNEDDDDDDEDVKDNTSDETKDTATSYNSKVNSKDSEKSSSEKASSITQEDTKSTYDANFNDETEETKSTTVSYVTPAYSAPAYSAPAYSAPAYSAPTYSAPVYSAPVYSAPEYSAPEYSPPEYSPPDYSAPAAPSYVTPGTLLPFWLRSRSQY, encoded by the exons ATGAAG TTTATCATTTTTGCTGCATTGTTCGCCGTTGCTACCGCTGCCTATGGTACGACTTACTCAGAGCCAGCTTCATCTGAAATTGCTTCTTCCGAAGGGGCTTCATCCGCACCAGTTTACTCCGCATCGGACAAACAT TACGATGGCAACaatgaagacgacgacgatgatgatgaagatgtcAAAGATAACACTTCGGATGAGACTAAGGACACAGCTACCTCATACAATTCAAAAGTTAACAGCAAGGATTCCGAAAAGTCGTCATCGGAAAAGGCCAGTTCCATAACGCAGGAGGATACCAAATCCACATACGATGCCAACTTCAACGATGAAACCGAAGAGACTAAATCAACGACTGTCTCATACGTCACCCCAGCTTACTCTGCCCCGGCATATTCTGCCCCGGCATACTCTGCCCCGGCATATTCTGCCCCGACATACTCTGCCCCGGTATACTCTGCCCCGGTATACTCTGCCCCGGAATACTCTGCCCCGGAATACTCCCCTCCGGAATACTCTCCTCCTGATTACTCCGCTCCGGCCGCTCCTTCCTATGTAACCCCGGGCAcccttttgcctttttggctACGATCAAGAAGTCAGTACTAA
- the LOC124202160 gene encoding cell wall protein RTB1-like isoform X1, giving the protein MKFIIFAALFAVATAAYGTTYSEPASSEIASSEGASSAPVYSASDKHVYDGNNEDDDDDDEDVKDNTSDETKDTATSYNSKVNSKDSEKSSSEKASSITQEDTKSTYDANFNDETEETKSTTVSYVTPAYSAPAYSAPAYSAPAYSAPTYSAPVYSAPVYSAPEYSAPEYSPPEYSPPDYSAPAAPSYVTPGTLLPFWLRSRSQY; this is encoded by the exons ATGAAG TTTATCATTTTTGCTGCATTGTTCGCCGTTGCTACCGCTGCCTATGGTACGACTTACTCAGAGCCAGCTTCATCTGAAATTGCTTCTTCCGAAGGGGCTTCATCCGCACCAGTTTACTCCGCATCGGACAAACATGTA TACGATGGCAACaatgaagacgacgacgatgatgatgaagatgtcAAAGATAACACTTCGGATGAGACTAAGGACACAGCTACCTCATACAATTCAAAAGTTAACAGCAAGGATTCCGAAAAGTCGTCATCGGAAAAGGCCAGTTCCATAACGCAGGAGGATACCAAATCCACATACGATGCCAACTTCAACGATGAAACCGAAGAGACTAAATCAACGACTGTCTCATACGTCACCCCAGCTTACTCTGCCCCGGCATATTCTGCCCCGGCATACTCTGCCCCGGCATATTCTGCCCCGACATACTCTGCCCCGGTATACTCTGCCCCGGTATACTCTGCCCCGGAATACTCTGCCCCGGAATACTCCCCTCCGGAATACTCTCCTCCTGATTACTCCGCTCCGGCCGCTCCTTCCTATGTAACCCCGGGCAcccttttgcctttttggctACGATCAAGAAGTCAGTACTAA
- the LOC124202163 gene encoding BTB/POZ domain-containing protein At3g56230-like isoform X2, which produces MCNASSNVQVEELRIGLFRVHWDLEKNMRIKKCGFFKNKLHLHGSQSGRIYNIFYIFESQDFDALYPYNFGIRLEEISCICDSSVAETNESAAKYQQKAERQKFNDTSFLPTETERKNVPPVRVWFEFEEANTTTDLELEYDKDDNHWKVYFFGQRQPFGITLFMDFGTKEMDEKIIINGLEGMFVTQTLCDVHFQFKDGQSVGAHIVILSAGSPVFSAMFQSGLLESKSRIVDIDDIEFDVFRQLLIYLYTGMAPKVTEESITQLLFVASDKYGVEALKNKCVNVLKTQLKISNAISILVWAHFHSIPKLLKKAMKFVLINCSKLSRQPEWMELMKNYPELCLDITQRISDLT; this is translated from the coding sequence atgtgtaacGCCAGTTCCAATGTTCAGGTAGAAGAATTACGAATTGGATTGTTTCGTGTGCACTGGGATTTAGAAAAGAATATGCGAATAAAGAAATGCGGTTTCTTCAAAAATAAGCTTCATTTGCATGGATCCCAGTCTGGCCGAATTTACAACATCTTCTATATATTTGAATCACAAGATTTTGATGCACTCTACCCTTACAACTTCGGTATTCGACTCGAAGAGATATCGTGCATTTGTGATTCCAGCGTTGCTGAAACTAATGAATCTGCTGCGAAATATCAGCAAAAGGCAGAACGCCAAAAGTTTAACGATACTTCATTTCTCCCCACAgagactgaaagaaaaaacgtacCTCCAGTTCGTGTGTGGTTTGAATTTGAAGAGGCTAATACCACCACTGACTTAGAATTGGAGTACGACAAGGATGATAATCACtggaaagtttattttttcggtcAAAGACAACCGTTTGGTATTACATTGTTTATGGATTTTGGGACCAAGGAAATGGacgagaaaataatcattaacGGACTAGAGGGAATGTTTGTCACCCAAACTCTTTGTGACGTCCATTTCCAGTTTAAAGACGGACAATCTGTTGGTGCCCACATCGTAATCCTTTCGGCCGGAAGTCCCGTTTTTTCAGCCATGTTCCAGTCAGGGCTTTTAGAATCAAAATCCCGAATAGTGGACATCGACGACATTGAATTTGATGTGTTCCGGCAACTGCTCATCTATTTGTATACAGGAATGGCTCCCAAAGTGACAGAGGAATCCATCACTCAGTTGCTCTTCGTGGCGTCTGATAAATACGGCGTGGAAGCTCTCAAGAATAAATGTGTTAATGTGTTGAAAACTCAACTGAAAATCAGCAACGCGATCTCAATTTTGGTTTGGGCTCacttccattccattccaaagCTCTTAAAAAAAGCTATGAAATTTGTGTTGATAAATTGCAGTAAGCTCTCCCGTCAGCCCGAATGGATGGAGTTGATGAAGAACTATCCGGAACTATGTCTCGACATCACCCAACGCATCAGCGATCTTACATGa
- the LOC124202164 gene encoding uncharacterized protein LOC124202164 isoform X2: MDNMLTEYDPDVPDELKYEDCLESPGKKGGTVFFHKPTGYFYWKVVDPRSNFVSHLCASRQFMSENHTNHPPPSRFNMELMVFKWEAQLTQILKAKTVNDIWIINNMYQTWPFALVFTKPRLKNLLRISLNHARRIGLAKPGSKDNQNSQIFYDKFDLVKVKAMKSLLLTSVKYWGPPLPLDNRTRKVKCFECCKETLNITKRNHSNSLDDDSPLILKGGKRKCRIIVDSDSESSSVTLRKEKVNNGPSSNGLRDVPRKRLQPKESSFVMEESPPPKVRDGRSAKTSPFRSGTGCGKSSAICYLEIPDSFWVKIASLEQ, translated from the exons ATGGACAACATGTTGACAGAATACGACCCTGATGTTCCTGATGAGTTG AAGTACGAAGACTGTTTAGAAAGTCCTGGTAAAAAGGGAGGAACTGTTTTCTTTCATAAACCAACCGGTTATTTTTACTGGAAAGTTGTGGATCCAAGATCAAACTTCGTTTCTCACCTTTGTGCCAGCAGGCAGTTCATGTCGGAAAACCACACAAA TCATCCCCCGCCCAGCAGATTCAATATGGAGCTAATGGTTTTCAAATGGGAAGCCCAACTGACGCAGATCTTAAAGGCCAAGACGGTGAACGATATCTGGATCATCAATAACATGTATCAAACATGGCCTTTTGCTCTGGTTTTCACTAAACCACGGCTGAAGAATTTGTTAAGAATATCACTCAACCATGCTCGTCGTATAGGTTTGGCAAAACCTGGAAGTAAAGATAACCAAAACAGTCAAATCTTTTACGATAAATTTGACCTGGTCAAAGTTAAGGCCATGAAATCGTTATTGCTGACATCCGTGAAATATTGGGGTCCACCTTTGCCTC TTGATAATCGGACTCGTAAGGTCAAATGCTTCGAATGTTGCAAGGAAACCTTAAATATTACTAAAC GTAACCACAGTAATTCCTTGGATGACGATTCACCACTAATATTAAAgggcggaaaaagaaaatgtcgaattATTGTAGATTCTGACAGTGAATCATCTTCGGTTACGcttagaaaagagaaag TGAACAATGGTCCTAGTTCTAATGGATTACGTGATGTGCCCCGGAAGAGGCTCCAGCCAAAAGAATCCAGTTTTGTTATGGAAGAATCCCCACCACCTAAAG TTAGGGATGGTCGATCAGCCAAGACTTCTCCATTCCGTTCTGGCACTGGCTGCGGTAAAAGTTCTGCTATCTGTTACTTGGAAATCCCAGACTCATTTTGGGTAAAAATTGCAAGTTTAGAACAGTAG
- the LOC124202163 gene encoding uncharacterized protein LOC124202163 isoform X1 gives MSHRAYTPCSPSMAHYPYSPSSNYGFPVDYYSDSNAPNYPHPDASFADLQAFCNRSRNSTAGSAYAPSLPDSDVQSQYFVADLVTTNDACFPRSRNSMAGSLANSLPDFDTSQYETNDDGVDYGYVPVGNENGGEDEDDDDGADWFDMEALTGLSIDELDENGLGDPSWRFEFPLPMLPVVPVLELKTEIFDGQTFYVDDEGYVQAYTQGECRVPFTGKASIGVWFGPNHQANVSERLHRGRRTQEAARFAAVIEAIRVAGAHGIKKLQINTDYENIIRFMIYFILKWEQNDWMTLRGHHVKNKVLILELDYFSRLLDIKWNYVPYYEGAEGNLEAAHLALEAHDLQLPQVRKTAEEMEMDVVQDEQPKGSTSNEEVTKKRRFVPIVY, from the exons ATGTCGCACAGAGCATATACGCCATGTTCTCCTTCGATGGCTCACTATCCATATTCTCCATCTTCTAATTATGG TTTTCCAGTGGACTATTATAGTGATTCAAATGCTCCCAACTATCCTCATCCTGATGCCTCATTTGCTGATCTGCAAGCATTCTGCAACAGGAGTAGGAATTCTACAGCAGGAAGTGCATATGCTCCATCTCTTCC ggaCTCTGATGTACAATCTCAGTACTTTGTAGCTGATTTGGTAACAACCAATGATGCTTGCTTTCCCAGGAGCAGAAACTCCATGGCAGGAAGTCTTGCCAACTCCCTTCC GGATTTTGACACATCACAATATGAAACCAATGATGACGGCGTTGATTACGGCTACGTACCTGTGGGCAACGAAAATGGCGGTGAAGATGAggacgatgatgatggagcGGATTGGTTTGACATGGAAGCTCTGACTGGTTTAAGCATCGATGAATTAGACGAGAATGGTTTGGGCGATCCTTCATGGAGGTTTGAATTCCCTCTACCTATGCTTCCCGTCGTGCCTGTGTTGGAATTGAAGACGGAAATATTTGATGGCCAAACTTTTTACGTTGATGATGAAGGATATGTACAAGCATATACCCAAGGAGAGTGTCGAGTTCCTTTCACTGGAAAAGCATCCATCGGAGTTTGGTTTGGACCAAACCACCAAGC GAATGTAAGCGAACGTCTTCATCGCGGTCGGCGAACTCAAGAAGCAGCTCGTTTTGCTGCAGTAATTGAAGCCATTAGAGTAGCTGGAGCCCACgggattaaaaaattgcagaTCAATACGGATTATGAAAATATAATCCGTTTCATGATTTACTTCATCTTGAAGTGGGAGCAGAATGACTGGATGACATTGAGAGGACATCATGTCAAGAACAAAGTGCTGATTCTGGAATTAGACTACTTTTCACGACTTCTTGATATTAAATGG AATTATGTCCCCTACTACGAGGGTGCCGAAGGCAATTTGGAAGCAGCTCATCTTGCACTGGAGGCTCATGATCTGCAATTACCACAAGTGAGAAAAACTGCAGAAGAGATGGAGATGGACGTTGTTCAGGATGAGCAACCTAAAGGATCAACTTCAAACGAAGAGGTTACGAAAAAGCGACGGTTTGTTCCTATTGTGTATTAA
- the LOC124202162 gene encoding ribonuclease H-like isoform X2 has product MLGVNPSGRYFQHGPGPQHYNPYPPIQHGRLPSLPYHPTAPFHNQSSVHPTFDERAHSTKPRAGGFNFPHPESSFAELQTFCNRTRQATASLSRPPVHQSQPRKITTFPKPHSYGHCYYDEEEADWFDFGDEIQILEGDSQITEPRFEMFPVPEEPVVPFEQLTVALMDDYEFYCDDKDFIQVYTDGSYINGRFKLIDSVSAIGVWFGPNHKLNVSQPTRLGGYNSDGAELEAIIEAIKIVCSCGVDKVQINTDSKNSVRFVTYFISKWEANGWRNIKGLPVRNQNLIRQLYHYTQLVTIKWNYVPSCGGVHGNVEADRLARIASAACAGKGKRQNLSMKRTSEDPPSRINNRKLRRYCPY; this is encoded by the exons ATGTTGGGTGTCAATCCATCTGGACGCTATTTTCAACATGGTCCTGGTCCTCAACATTACAACCCTTATCCACCCATACAACATGGACG TCTTCCGTCTCTACCTTACCATCCTACTGCCCCATTCCACAATCAAAGCAGTGTTCATCCCACATTTGATGAAAGAGCTCACTCTACAAAACCTCGTGCTGGAGGATTTAATTTTCCCCATCCTGAATCGTCATTTGCTGAGTTACAAACCTTCTGTAACAGAACTAGACAAGCAACAGCATCACTTTCACGTCCACCAGTTCATCAGTCTCA GCCCCGGAAAATAACAACTTTCCCAAAACCCCATTCTTATGGCCATTGTTAttatgatgaagaagaagctgattggtttgattttggtgatgaaattcaaattcttgaaGGGGACTCCCAGATCACGGAACCAAGGTTTGAAATGTTTCCTGTGCCCGAAGAACCTGTAGTGCCATTCGAACAATTGACGGTCGCCTTGATGGATGATTACGAATTCTATTGCGATGATAAAGATTTTATCCAGGTCTACACAGACGGATCGTACATTAACGGTCGTTTTAAGCTGATCGATTCTGTTTCTGCAATTGGAGTCTGGTTTGGACCAAATCATAAATT AAATGTCAGCCAGCCCACTCGACTCGGTGGTTACAACAGTGATGGGGCAGAGTTAGAAGCCATCATTGAAGCAATAAAAATTGTCTGCTCCTGTG GTGTTGACAAGGTTCAAATTAACACAGACAGTAAAAATTCTGTTAGATTTGTGACATATTTTATCAGTAAATGGGAAGCTAATGGATGGCGGAATATTAAAGGACTTCCTGTTCGAAACCAAAATCTAATTCGCCAACTGTACCATTACACACAATTGGTTACAATTAAATGG AATTATGTGCCATCGTGTGGAGGAGTGCACGGGAACGTCGAAGCGGACCGTCTGGCACGGATTGCATCTGCCGCTTGtgcaggaaaaggaaaaagacaaaatttatCAATGAAGCGAACATCAGAAGATCCGCCCAGTCGAATTAATAACCGAAAGCTGCGGAGATATTGCCCgtattaa
- the LOC124202162 gene encoding ribonuclease H-like isoform X1, which translates to MLVDFDLHLKFCLLELKMLGVNPSGRYFQHGPGPQHYNPYPPIQHGRLPSLPYHPTAPFHNQSSVHPTFDERAHSTKPRAGGFNFPHPESSFAELQTFCNRTRQATASLSRPPVHQSQPRKITTFPKPHSYGHCYYDEEEADWFDFGDEIQILEGDSQITEPRFEMFPVPEEPVVPFEQLTVALMDDYEFYCDDKDFIQVYTDGSYINGRFKLIDSVSAIGVWFGPNHKLNVSQPTRLGGYNSDGAELEAIIEAIKIVCSCGVDKVQINTDSKNSVRFVTYFISKWEANGWRNIKGLPVRNQNLIRQLYHYTQLVTIKWNYVPSCGGVHGNVEADRLARIASAACAGKGKRQNLSMKRTSEDPPSRINNRKLRRYCPY; encoded by the exons ATGCTTGTCGATTTCGATCTCCACCTGAA GTTCTGTTTGCTTGAGCTGAAAATGTTGGGTGTCAATCCATCTGGACGCTATTTTCAACATGGTCCTGGTCCTCAACATTACAACCCTTATCCACCCATACAACATGGACG TCTTCCGTCTCTACCTTACCATCCTACTGCCCCATTCCACAATCAAAGCAGTGTTCATCCCACATTTGATGAAAGAGCTCACTCTACAAAACCTCGTGCTGGAGGATTTAATTTTCCCCATCCTGAATCGTCATTTGCTGAGTTACAAACCTTCTGTAACAGAACTAGACAAGCAACAGCATCACTTTCACGTCCACCAGTTCATCAGTCTCA GCCCCGGAAAATAACAACTTTCCCAAAACCCCATTCTTATGGCCATTGTTAttatgatgaagaagaagctgattggtttgattttggtgatgaaattcaaattcttgaaGGGGACTCCCAGATCACGGAACCAAGGTTTGAAATGTTTCCTGTGCCCGAAGAACCTGTAGTGCCATTCGAACAATTGACGGTCGCCTTGATGGATGATTACGAATTCTATTGCGATGATAAAGATTTTATCCAGGTCTACACAGACGGATCGTACATTAACGGTCGTTTTAAGCTGATCGATTCTGTTTCTGCAATTGGAGTCTGGTTTGGACCAAATCATAAATT AAATGTCAGCCAGCCCACTCGACTCGGTGGTTACAACAGTGATGGGGCAGAGTTAGAAGCCATCATTGAAGCAATAAAAATTGTCTGCTCCTGTG GTGTTGACAAGGTTCAAATTAACACAGACAGTAAAAATTCTGTTAGATTTGTGACATATTTTATCAGTAAATGGGAAGCTAATGGATGGCGGAATATTAAAGGACTTCCTGTTCGAAACCAAAATCTAATTCGCCAACTGTACCATTACACACAATTGGTTACAATTAAATGG AATTATGTGCCATCGTGTGGAGGAGTGCACGGGAACGTCGAAGCGGACCGTCTGGCACGGATTGCATCTGCCGCTTGtgcaggaaaaggaaaaagacaaaatttatCAATGAAGCGAACATCAGAAGATCCGCCCAGTCGAATTAATAACCGAAAGCTGCGGAGATATTGCCCgtattaa
- the LOC124202159 gene encoding repetitive proline-rich cell wall protein 1-like, whose amino-acid sequence MKIISNLIVLAALIAASVTASYNKSSSTTYAEPDSSEPVSSEMNTYSASNYSAPAYPASEEESFHGNEEKENDVEAEYESETQSAKYYKEPESTTTISYTSSTPAYKKPEYVAAPPTASYSAPVYSAPVYSAPVYSAPVYSAPAEVVPSTTMAVPIYRSPAVLPYWLRSQQPNRSSSVKKIATV is encoded by the exons ATGAAGATCATTTCCAATTTGATTGTGTTGGCCGCTCTGATTGCCGCATCAGTTACCGCATCCTACAACAAGTCATCTTCTACTACCTACGCCGAACCGGATTCTTCCGAGCCAGTTTCATCTGAAATGAATACATATTCCGCATCCAACTACTCTGCTCCGGCTTACCCCGCATCGGAGGAAGAA tCATTTCACGGgaatgaagagaaagaaaatgatgttgaGGCCGAATACGAAAGTGAAACCCAATCCGCCAAATACTACAAGGAGCCGGAGTCTACTACTACCATCTCTTACACCAGCAGCACTCCGGCCTATAAGAAGCCGGAATATGTAGCTGCCCCGCCAACAGCATCCTACTCCGCACCGGTTTATTCCGCCCCGGTTTATTCCGCCCCGGTTTATTCCGCCCCAGTTTATTCCGCCCCGGCTGAAGTGGTTCCTTCAACCACCATGGCTGTTCCCATCTACCGATCCCCTGCTGTTTTACCTTACTGGCTGCGCTCGCAACAACCGAACCGTTCGTCCAGCGTCAAGAAAATCGCCACCGTTTAA
- the LOC124202164 gene encoding uncharacterized protein LOC124202164 isoform X1: MDNMLTEYDPDVPDELKYEDCLESPGKKGGTVFFHKPTGYFYWKVVDPRSNFVSHLCASRQFMSENHTKYCSNKGKDFVMTEKCCIFIGSGGRHSHPPPSRFNMELMVFKWEAQLTQILKAKTVNDIWIINNMYQTWPFALVFTKPRLKNLLRISLNHARRIGLAKPGSKDNQNSQIFYDKFDLVKVKAMKSLLLTSVKYWGPPLPLDNRTRKVKCFECCKETLNITKRNHSNSLDDDSPLILKGGKRKCRIIVDSDSESSSVTLRKEKVNNGPSSNGLRDVPRKRLQPKESSFVMEESPPPKVRDGRSAKTSPFRSGTGCGKSSAICYLEIPDSFWVKIASLEQ, encoded by the exons ATGGACAACATGTTGACAGAATACGACCCTGATGTTCCTGATGAGTTG AAGTACGAAGACTGTTTAGAAAGTCCTGGTAAAAAGGGAGGAACTGTTTTCTTTCATAAACCAACCGGTTATTTTTACTGGAAAGTTGTGGATCCAAGATCAAACTTCGTTTCTCACCTTTGTGCCAGCAGGCAGTTCATGTCGGAAAACCACACAAAGTATTGCAGTAATAAAGGAAAAGATTTTGTCATGACAGAAAAGTGTTGCATATTTATCGGTTCCGGTGGCCGTCATAGTCATCCCCCGCCCAGCAGATTCAATATGGAGCTAATGGTTTTCAAATGGGAAGCCCAACTGACGCAGATCTTAAAGGCCAAGACGGTGAACGATATCTGGATCATCAATAACATGTATCAAACATGGCCTTTTGCTCTGGTTTTCACTAAACCACGGCTGAAGAATTTGTTAAGAATATCACTCAACCATGCTCGTCGTATAGGTTTGGCAAAACCTGGAAGTAAAGATAACCAAAACAGTCAAATCTTTTACGATAAATTTGACCTGGTCAAAGTTAAGGCCATGAAATCGTTATTGCTGACATCCGTGAAATATTGGGGTCCACCTTTGCCTC TTGATAATCGGACTCGTAAGGTCAAATGCTTCGAATGTTGCAAGGAAACCTTAAATATTACTAAAC GTAACCACAGTAATTCCTTGGATGACGATTCACCACTAATATTAAAgggcggaaaaagaaaatgtcgaattATTGTAGATTCTGACAGTGAATCATCTTCGGTTACGcttagaaaagagaaag TGAACAATGGTCCTAGTTCTAATGGATTACGTGATGTGCCCCGGAAGAGGCTCCAGCCAAAAGAATCCAGTTTTGTTATGGAAGAATCCCCACCACCTAAAG TTAGGGATGGTCGATCAGCCAAGACTTCTCCATTCCGTTCTGGCACTGGCTGCGGTAAAAGTTCTGCTATCTGTTACTTGGAAATCCCAGACTCATTTTGGGTAAAAATTGCAAGTTTAGAACAGTAG